Proteins co-encoded in one bacterium genomic window:
- a CDS encoding tandem-95 repeat protein — MHLFVMSCIFKPSFSIILSQFKTTNNCSFTESKMLNHTFSKPKWGRFMKWFSKISIGFLLFMVVIESSNNAVFAQANPVGAFEFVSRIDASKDDALEMVLDGKLLFVANKVAGLSIVDISDIYNPKVVSRTRSVGQNYGIAKKGNFVYMADNLAGLLVYDVTNIKKPVIVAELAVKGEAWDVKVKDNYAYIAAGLAGLVVVDITDPKAPKVATTLRYDKDWDYARKVFISDKGLLFVADRKSGIHAINIDNPAAPRELRRFLTQFAVGIEVYDDFAYVADGPSGVVIVDVSNPEKMRQVADFKLPGHTNNVAKVGPYVYVSIDDAGIRAIDVSNPNKPKFDARYDTPGQAFSLVKYDIFMVVADLSSILFLTHNKPPIIFPTPDKTVAENQKLEFKVRGMDPDGNPVGFSANFIPEGATYNEKDSLFSWTPTFEQSGKYEGIVFTVTEKTQTKLFSRDTITITVTNTNRAPSLPLTGNYSVDENKEIVFAINKPSDADVEDDGKLKVSAASLPQGSSFDEATLTFKWNPNYEQSGSYTISFIAKDDGGLTDTKQSIITVNHINRPPIFADLAAGFTTDENSPFTFNIQASDPDNEDAGKLDYAGFNLPAGAVFDKSSQSFNWTPTYDQSGKYEGIYFIVKDVDGLSDTVNTTVTVNHVNRPPVIASITAQQVDEVKVLSFKISASDPDVEDDGKVTIKASNLPEGANFQEASNTFAWTPTYEQSGDFTTLFTATDGSGATDELSVPVKVININRPPVIAVITAQAVDENKEFILVVPEATDPDKEDIGKLTYTIENLPQGATFDATTRTVKWIPTYDQSGIYDGIKVTVKDALGLTAAASFKITVNHVNRAPALDAIADQLVDETKPLQFRVKGSDPDKEDAGKLVITAENVPTGATAQVYEGVMVFAWTPTFDQSGEYNVTFKITDPDKLADTKTIKIAVTNINRLPKLAAIQPAAGEENKPASIVIPEAEDLDKEDVGKLVYSAEGLPQGATFDAASRTISWTPTYEQSGSYSAKVTVTDILGGKDTKNMDIKIAHVNRSPVMNEISAQSVDEGQKLTFNVEVSDPDKEDQNKLTVAAEGTPQGAVFNAQGRSFTWTPTFDQDGSYTVTFKVADPAGLSASKSATITVKNVNRKPALGALANQKGTENQAMSFTVTAADPDKEDAGKVKLTADGLPDGASFSDGKFTWTPNYDQAGDYSIAIKAKDGEGLEDTKTITVSVSNVNRAPKLSSLSNQDGAEGSAISFNASASDEDKNDKLIFSMTGAPAGATMSSDGSFSWTPGAGQAGMYTVTVKVTDGSLSDTKSCTITVAKPQ; from the coding sequence TTGCATTTATTTGTTATGTCCTGTATATTCAAACCAAGTTTTTCAATAATCCTGTCTCAATTCAAAACCACTAATAATTGTAGTTTTACGGAGAGTAAAATGTTGAATCATACTTTCTCAAAACCAAAATGGGGTAGGTTCATGAAATGGTTTTCTAAAATTAGTATCGGCTTTCTTTTGTTTATGGTCGTCATCGAAAGCTCAAATAACGCTGTTTTTGCGCAAGCCAATCCTGTAGGCGCCTTTGAATTCGTTTCGCGTATTGATGCGTCGAAGGACGATGCGCTGGAAATGGTGCTAGACGGTAAACTGCTTTTTGTTGCCAATAAAGTCGCAGGCTTGTCCATCGTGGATATTTCCGATATATATAATCCTAAAGTGGTTAGCCGTACACGGTCTGTCGGACAAAATTACGGCATCGCTAAAAAAGGTAATTTTGTTTATATGGCGGACAATTTAGCGGGGTTACTGGTGTATGACGTGACGAATATAAAAAAGCCGGTGATCGTCGCGGAACTCGCAGTGAAAGGTGAGGCGTGGGATGTCAAAGTCAAAGACAATTATGCTTACATTGCGGCCGGCTTAGCCGGGCTTGTTGTGGTAGACATTACGGATCCGAAAGCTCCGAAAGTCGCAACGACGCTGCGGTATGATAAAGACTGGGACTATGCTCGTAAAGTTTTTATTTCTGATAAAGGCCTGCTTTTTGTTGCTGACCGCAAATCCGGCATTCACGCGATCAATATAGATAATCCCGCGGCGCCGAGAGAACTTCGGAGGTTCTTGACCCAATTTGCCGTCGGCATTGAAGTCTATGATGATTTCGCCTACGTGGCCGACGGGCCATCCGGAGTTGTTATTGTCGATGTGAGCAATCCTGAGAAAATGCGCCAGGTCGCTGACTTCAAACTGCCCGGCCATACGAATAATGTGGCGAAAGTCGGCCCTTATGTATATGTATCCATCGACGACGCGGGCATCCGCGCAATCGATGTTAGCAACCCCAATAAACCGAAGTTCGATGCGCGATACGATACACCGGGACAGGCATTCAGTTTAGTAAAATACGACATCTTCATGGTCGTCGCCGATCTTTCTTCGATATTATTCTTAACACACAACAAACCGCCGATCATTTTCCCCACGCCGGATAAAACGGTTGCTGAAAATCAAAAACTTGAATTCAAAGTTCGCGGAATGGATCCTGACGGAAATCCGGTTGGTTTCTCGGCCAACTTTATTCCCGAAGGGGCAACCTACAATGAAAAAGACAGTCTTTTTTCCTGGACACCCACATTCGAACAGTCAGGTAAATACGAAGGTATTGTATTCACCGTGACGGAAAAAACCCAAACAAAGTTATTCTCACGCGATACGATTACCATAACGGTTACCAATACTAACCGCGCGCCGTCTTTGCCGCTTACCGGTAATTATTCCGTGGATGAAAATAAGGAAATCGTTTTTGCGATAAATAAACCAAGCGATGCGGATGTGGAGGATGACGGCAAGTTAAAAGTTTCCGCAGCCAGCCTCCCTCAGGGCAGCTCTTTCGATGAAGCAACTCTGACATTCAAATGGAATCCCAACTATGAGCAATCCGGCTCCTATACGATCAGTTTTATTGCTAAAGATGACGGCGGCCTGACAGATACCAAACAATCCATTATAACCGTCAACCATATCAATCGACCCCCGATATTCGCCGATCTTGCGGCCGGATTTACGACAGATGAAAATAGCCCTTTTACATTCAATATTCAGGCTTCCGATCCTGACAATGAAGACGCGGGCAAGCTGGATTATGCCGGGTTTAACTTACCTGCCGGCGCTGTGTTTGACAAGTCTTCGCAGTCGTTTAACTGGACGCCGACGTACGATCAGTCCGGAAAATATGAAGGTATATATTTCATTGTCAAAGATGTCGACGGATTATCTGATACGGTAAATACAACCGTAACGGTCAATCATGTTAACCGTCCGCCGGTGATCGCCAGCATAACGGCCCAACAAGTTGACGAAGTCAAAGTGTTATCATTTAAAATCAGCGCTTCAGATCCTGACGTCGAGGACGATGGTAAAGTGACGATCAAAGCATCGAACCTACCGGAAGGAGCAAACTTTCAGGAAGCGAGCAATACTTTCGCATGGACGCCGACGTATGAACAGTCGGGCGATTTCACAACCCTGTTTACGGCGACCGACGGATCCGGCGCTACGGATGAACTATCCGTTCCAGTGAAAGTTATCAATATCAATCGTCCGCCGGTGATCGCGGTTATTACAGCGCAAGCAGTGGATGAGAATAAAGAGTTTATTTTGGTTGTGCCGGAAGCAACCGATCCGGATAAAGAAGATATTGGGAAATTAACATATACCATCGAAAACCTTCCTCAGGGCGCTACGTTCGATGCTACCACAAGAACCGTCAAATGGATACCGACCTATGATCAATCCGGTATTTATGACGGCATAAAGGTTACAGTCAAGGATGCGCTGGGACTTACTGCGGCAGCGTCATTTAAGATCACGGTAAATCATGTCAATAGGGCGCCGGCACTTGATGCGATAGCAGATCAGTTAGTTGATGAAACGAAACCTCTGCAATTCCGGGTAAAAGGAAGCGACCCGGATAAAGAAGATGCGGGTAAACTGGTGATTACGGCAGAGAATGTTCCTACCGGCGCGACGGCTCAGGTGTATGAAGGCGTAATGGTATTTGCGTGGACGCCGACCTTTGACCAATCGGGTGAGTACAACGTTACGTTTAAGATTACCGATCCGGATAAATTAGCTGATACGAAAACGATAAAGATTGCCGTGACGAATATCAACCGTTTGCCGAAACTTGCCGCCATTCAGCCGGCGGCAGGCGAAGAAAACAAACCGGCGAGCATCGTTATTCCTGAAGCGGAGGATCTTGATAAAGAGGATGTAGGTAAATTGGTGTATTCAGCAGAAGGATTGCCCCAAGGAGCCACGTTTGATGCGGCTTCACGAACTATTTCCTGGACGCCGACGTACGAGCAGTCGGGCAGTTATTCCGCAAAGGTAACTGTAACTGACATTCTCGGCGGAAAAGACACGAAAAATATGGACATCAAAATAGCGCACGTCAATCGGTCACCGGTCATGAACGAGATCTCAGCGCAGTCTGTGGACGAAGGACAAAAGTTGACTTTTAATGTTGAAGTTTCCGATCCGGATAAAGAGGATCAAAATAAACTGACGGTCGCCGCCGAAGGAACGCCGCAAGGCGCTGTCTTCAATGCGCAAGGTCGATCCTTTACGTGGACGCCGACATTTGATCAGGACGGCAGCTATACCGTGACATTCAAAGTGGCAGATCCTGCAGGATTGAGCGCATCCAAGTCGGCAACGATAACCGTGAAAAACGTGAACCGTAAACCGGCGCTTGGCGCATTGGCCAATCAAAAGGGAACTGAAAACCAGGCGATGTCCTTTACCGTTACGGCGGCGGATCCTGATAAAGAAGACGCCGGCAAAGTGAAACTTACGGCGGACGGGCTTCCGGACGGCGCATCATTCAGCGATGGCAAGTTTACCTGGACGCCGAATTACGATCAGGCGGGCGATTATTCCATCGCCATCAAAGCTAAAGACGGAGAAGGTCTGGAAGATACGAAGACGATTACCGTTTCAGTAAGTAACGTCAACCGCGCGCCGAAATTAAGTTCGCTCTCCAATCAAGATGGAGCGGAAGGCAGCGCGATCAGTTTCAATGCGTCCGCATCCGATGAAGATAAAAATGATAAATTGATATTCTCCATGACCGGAGCGCCCGCCGGAGCAACGATGTCATCGGACGGCAGTTTCTCGTGGACGCCGGGCGCTGGACAGGCCGGGATGTATACTGTAACAGTCAAAGTAACGGACGGAAGTTTGTCCGATACGAAATCGTGCACCATCACGGTTGCGAAACCACAGTAA
- a CDS encoding mechanosensitive ion channel family protein, with translation MKEWLEIFLIEDLAIRMLVQALVIVVAGYVISKIVHLIVKIIQHRVTSKTETDLDDRIVGVLEKSVQRIINVSALYIAAGRIENVYHGKWALYLDGAFFVVMVIFITMLFSGIVKVVMEWYVNVIAARTQSQVDDELVPLVKRVANMLLYSIGLVICLDHFHIDIKALVVSLGVGSFAIAFAAQETLANMIAGFVIMVDRPFRAGDRIRILSSQQTGDVIKVGLRSTKILDFDNNIVMIPNAQIIKNEIINFSYPEVASRLRIEVGVAYGSDIEKAKKILTDVCKSFEQVLPEPKPTAYLVGFGDSSVNLAVVARVQHYREVYDTSDAVRVKIYDEFNKQGIEFPFPQRVVHIKN, from the coding sequence ATGAAAGAATGGCTTGAAATATTCCTGATTGAGGACCTGGCAATACGGATGTTGGTTCAGGCGTTGGTTATTGTCGTCGCCGGGTATGTCATTTCCAAGATCGTACATCTTATCGTAAAAATCATTCAGCATCGGGTTACATCAAAAACAGAAACCGATCTCGACGACCGTATTGTCGGCGTTCTTGAGAAATCCGTGCAGCGTATTATTAACGTGAGCGCTTTATACATTGCCGCGGGCCGAATTGAAAACGTTTATCACGGGAAATGGGCGCTTTATCTTGACGGCGCTTTTTTTGTAGTCATGGTGATTTTTATTACTATGCTGTTTTCAGGGATTGTCAAGGTCGTTATGGAATGGTACGTGAACGTCATTGCAGCGCGAACGCAAAGCCAGGTTGATGACGAATTAGTTCCGCTCGTCAAGCGTGTGGCCAATATGCTGCTGTATTCGATCGGCCTTGTGATCTGCCTGGACCATTTTCATATTGATATAAAAGCGCTTGTCGTATCGCTCGGCGTGGGTTCCTTCGCCATCGCGTTTGCCGCACAGGAGACGCTGGCAAATATGATCGCCGGATTTGTCATCATGGTAGATCGTCCTTTCCGTGCAGGCGATCGGATCCGCATTCTGTCATCACAGCAAACCGGCGATGTGATCAAAGTCGGTTTACGCAGCACCAAGATCCTGGACTTTGACAATAATATCGTAATGATACCTAATGCTCAGATCATCAAAAATGAAATCATTAATTTTTCATACCCTGAAGTTGCGTCGCGCCTGCGTATTGAGGTGGGTGTTGCGTACGGCAGCGACATTGAAAAAGCAAAAAAAATACTAACTGATGTATGTAAAAGTTTTGAACAGGTTCTGCCCGAACCCAAACCAACGGCCTACCTTGTGGGATTTGGCGATTCATCCGTTAATTTGGCCGTTGTTGCCCGCGTGCAACATTACAGAGAAGTGTATGATACATCCGACGCCGTTCGCGTGAAGATCTATGACGAATTTAATAAACAGGGAATTGAGTTTCCTTTTCCTCAACGGGTCGTTCATATCAAGAATTAA
- a CDS encoding cytidine deaminase, translating to MNNEELIKAAIRAREKAIATYSDFRVGAVVVTKNGKIFTGCNVENSTYGLTMCAERVAIFKALSDGEREFTKIVVVADTPQPCYPCGACRQIIWDFAPGSEVICANLNNHVEVFKAEELIPHAFGANNLDHNKK from the coding sequence ATGAATAATGAGGAACTTATCAAGGCGGCAATCCGTGCGCGCGAAAAAGCCATCGCTACCTATTCGGACTTCAGGGTTGGTGCAGTCGTAGTTACGAAAAACGGAAAAATCTTCACGGGATGTAATGTGGAAAATAGCACGTACGGACTCACCATGTGTGCAGAAAGAGTGGCGATATTTAAAGCGTTGTCCGATGGAGAGCGGGAGTTTACAAAAATTGTTGTGGTCGCAGACACCCCGCAGCCTTGTTATCCTTGTGGCGCATGCCGCCAGATCATTTGGGACTTTGCGCCGGGCTCAGAGGTCATTTGCGCAAATTTAAATAATCACGTTGAGGTATTTAAGGCAGAAGAACTGATTCCTCATGCATTCGGCGCTAATAATTTAGATCACAATAAGAAATAA
- a CDS encoding OsmC family peroxiredoxin: METGSATLKSKYKTFTYHTNLRWLENRAGLLNSEGKPDFRIASPPEFKGETGVWTPEDLFVAAVETCTMTTFLAFAQRLQIPLVSYKSSAEGFLEFADGGYRFTKIILRPNIVVENESSVSQARKTIEDAHHSCLIANSIKSEVVIEAEFLVKP, from the coding sequence ATGGAAACAGGTTCCGCAACACTCAAGTCAAAATATAAAACATTTACGTATCACACGAATCTTCGATGGCTGGAAAACCGCGCAGGGCTATTGAATTCTGAAGGAAAACCCGATTTTCGCATAGCCAGCCCGCCGGAATTCAAAGGAGAAACAGGAGTGTGGACCCCGGAAGATCTTTTCGTCGCGGCAGTGGAAACGTGTACGATGACCACGTTTTTGGCTTTTGCACAACGGCTGCAAATCCCGCTCGTGTCGTACAAGAGTTCTGCCGAAGGATTTCTCGAATTTGCCGATGGCGGTTACCGGTTTACTAAAATAATTCTTAGGCCGAACATCGTCGTAGAGAACGAATCCTCCGTCTCACAAGCGAGAAAAACTATAGAGGATGCACATCACAGCTGCCTCATTGCAAATTCCATTAAAAGCGAAGTGGTGATCGAGGCGGAATTTTTAGTAAAACCATAA
- a CDS encoding DUF1858 domain-containing protein gives MTINKHITIEDLIEKYPDSVHYLMQKGIRCLICGEPMWGTLEEAAKEKGFSDAEIGTFVDELKKKLLVPNL, from the coding sequence ATGACCATCAATAAACACATCACCATCGAAGATCTCATTGAAAAATATCCGGATTCCGTACATTATTTAATGCAAAAGGGGATACGTTGTCTGATCTGCGGGGAACCGATGTGGGGAACGCTGGAAGAAGCAGCAAAAGAAAAAGGTTTCTCAGATGCAGAGATCGGTACTTTTGTCGACGAACTTAAAAAAAAGCTTTTAGTGCCAAACCTGTAA
- a CDS encoding peptidase M14, with translation MNKLMLALILMSIAACGNHDKSEKAWLTFYEKSNFLETPRYDETIRYIQQLEKASPWVRLSYYGVTPEGRNLPLVIVDKNSFFTPEKVHNTDKTILLIQAGIHAGEIDGKDAGLMLIRDIAVLGKYTDLLDHVTVLFMPIFNVDGHERFSAYNRINQNGPKEMGWRVTSQNFNLNRDYMKADAPEMHAFLKMFHEWNPDFFIDCHVTDGADYRHVITYYLEKQINMSPPVREWSGKTYLPYLEEKMKDAGFPLSPYVSLVDENDITKGLDGGVARPRFSTGYVALRNRPALLIETHMFKSYKQRVDGTYQMLLHTMELMNKEHVSLKEAIKNSDMETASLTGRTVGLRFKVDYRHHSVIDFMGFNYRVDKSDISNQDWVIWENVPIDYRLPYYDSVITEYSSEAPVYYIIPRQWTQIIDILKAHGVEMTTLKKKENIWIESYQFQNVTWAQKPFEGRITVECDVQPIREFREFSPGDVKVRMNQKRNRVIMNLLEPKAPDSFVHWGFFNSIFEQKEYGEAYKLEQLADSMMKTNPELKVEFEEKLKSDTAFANSGYGRLNWFYMKSIYWDQNVNKYPIARVLQVQPTSN, from the coding sequence ATGAACAAACTGATGTTGGCGCTGATCTTGATGAGCATTGCTGCGTGCGGCAACCACGACAAGTCGGAAAAGGCTTGGTTGACGTTTTACGAGAAATCAAATTTTCTGGAGACGCCGCGATACGACGAGACGATCCGATATATTCAGCAGTTGGAAAAGGCTTCGCCGTGGGTACGCCTGAGTTATTACGGCGTTACCCCCGAAGGCAGAAATCTGCCGCTGGTCATCGTGGATAAGAACAGTTTTTTTACTCCGGAGAAAGTGCATAATACCGACAAGACGATCCTGTTGATTCAAGCGGGAATTCATGCCGGCGAGATCGACGGCAAAGACGCGGGGCTCATGCTGATCCGTGATATCGCGGTGCTCGGAAAATACACGGATTTACTTGACCACGTTACTGTTTTATTCATGCCGATATTCAACGTCGACGGACATGAAAGATTCAGCGCCTATAACCGAATCAATCAAAACGGCCCGAAGGAAATGGGCTGGCGCGTGACATCTCAAAATTTCAATTTGAATCGCGATTACATGAAGGCCGACGCTCCGGAAATGCATGCATTTCTTAAAATGTTTCATGAATGGAATCCGGATTTTTTTATCGATTGCCATGTAACGGACGGAGCCGATTACCGGCACGTTATTACCTATTATCTCGAGAAACAGATCAATATGTCGCCGCCGGTTCGCGAGTGGTCCGGAAAAACTTACCTGCCTTATCTCGAAGAGAAAATGAAAGATGCCGGATTTCCGCTGTCGCCTTACGTGAGTTTGGTTGACGAAAACGATATCACCAAGGGTCTGGACGGAGGCGTCGCCCGGCCCCGTTTTTCTACAGGCTACGTCGCTCTGCGTAACCGTCCTGCGCTTTTGATCGAAACGCACATGTTCAAGAGTTATAAACAACGCGTCGACGGCACTTATCAGATGCTGCTGCATACGATGGAACTGATGAATAAGGAACATGTGTCGCTGAAGGAAGCTATAAAGAATAGCGACATGGAGACCGCGAGTTTAACGGGACGAACGGTAGGACTGCGTTTTAAAGTTGATTATCGTCATCATTCCGTGATCGATTTTATGGGTTTTAATTATCGCGTTGATAAAAGCGATATATCAAATCAGGACTGGGTTATTTGGGAAAACGTTCCGATCGATTACAGATTACCTTATTATGATTCCGTCATAACGGAGTACTCATCCGAGGCGCCGGTGTATTACATAATTCCGCGGCAATGGACGCAGATAATAGACATTTTGAAGGCGCATGGAGTAGAGATGACGACGCTGAAGAAAAAAGAAAATATCTGGATAGAATCATATCAATTCCAAAACGTCACCTGGGCCCAAAAACCTTTCGAAGGCCGTATCACGGTAGAGTGCGACGTACAGCCGATCCGCGAGTTCAGGGAATTTAGTCCCGGCGACGTAAAAGTACGCATGAATCAAAAGCGTAATCGTGTGATCATGAATTTACTCGAACCCAAAGCGCCCGATTCGTTTGTTCACTGGGGATTTTTCAATTCCATATTCGAGCAAAAAGAGTATGGCGAAGCGTACAAATTAGAGCAACTCGCCGATTCTATGATGAAAACGAATCCGGAATTAAAAGTTGAATTCGAGGAAAAGCTTAAAAGCGATACCGCGTTTGCGAATAGCGGATACGGGAGGCTCAATTGGTTTTATATGAAGTCCATTTATTGGGATCAAAACGTAAACAAATATCCGATTGCGAGAGTATTGCAAGTTCAGCCGACAAGTAACTAA
- a CDS encoding RDD family protein — MNSTLQDNLIVETPENVFLEFELAGLGSRFIAYLIDLFAMTVCVIALTGIVSVFFAVFGTLIHDLQIGDAWQKTLVVILLFLIFDGYFIFFETIWKGQSVGKKVLNLRVVKDGGYPITFLDSVIRNILRVVDAMPPLYFFPSYGLGSAVLISNRQSKRIGDFVAGTIVIKERNTSGFENFTALKANPEYIKNIRITHAHKVQGLDYFLLREFFYRKNIFPAEQRLRIARALAAHIKKEIKFSDGYEDNDVRFLDDLMLLLESKKN, encoded by the coding sequence ATGAACTCTACTCTTCAAGATAACCTAATCGTCGAAACGCCTGAAAACGTGTTTCTGGAGTTCGAGCTCGCAGGCCTGGGGTCGCGATTTATCGCTTATCTGATCGACTTGTTCGCGATGACTGTCTGTGTGATAGCGCTTACTGGAATCGTGAGCGTGTTTTTTGCCGTATTCGGCACGTTAATCCATGATTTGCAAATCGGCGACGCCTGGCAGAAAACGTTGGTTGTGATTCTTCTTTTTCTGATCTTTGACGGGTATTTTATTTTTTTTGAAACGATCTGGAAAGGCCAATCGGTTGGAAAGAAAGTTCTGAACTTGCGCGTAGTAAAAGACGGCGGTTATCCCATCACGTTCCTCGATTCCGTCATCCGCAATATTTTGCGCGTCGTAGACGCCATGCCGCCGCTCTATTTTTTTCCGAGTTATGGGTTAGGCAGCGCCGTGCTGATATCCAATCGGCAATCGAAACGGATCGGCGATTTTGTTGCCGGAACTATTGTCATCAAAGAACGTAACACGTCAGGATTTGAGAACTTTACGGCGCTTAAAGCCAATCCGGAGTATATTAAAAACATCCGGATTACTCACGCGCATAAGGTGCAAGGGCTGGACTATTTTTTACTTCGGGAATTTTTTTACCGGAAGAATATTTTTCCGGCAGAACAAAGGCTACGTATCGCGCGTGCTCTAGCGGCGCACATTAAAAAAGAGATTAAATTCTCCGACGGCTACGAAGATAATGACGTTCGTTTTTTAGACGACCTGATGCTTTTATTGGAAAGTAAAAAAAATTAA